The sequence tgattttatttttattttatttatttttttaatcagcaacATCAAATGGGTCTTTGGAGGGCCTGAATAACCAGGAGGGAGGGGTGTGCCAGACAAAAACCATGAAGATCCTCATGAAAGTTGGACAAGGTAAAGACCATCTGCTGTTTCATGAAACCACTTTGATCGGTCTCAGTGTCCTTTTAGTTTTCAGGCTTCTTTTGCAAGCGTAGAGCAGAGAGCCAGCCGAGTCTAGTGTGGTTGTTCCTCCCTTACAGTCTGAAAGCAAAGACTATTTTCTGCTCCTCAGCTACTGACAGATTTCTGCAGGAGGAGGGTTGGTGTAATAAGATCTCTTCACTGGAGAGCTCCCTAGAAGGAAAGGTCACCTGGGAATTACGTgtttcagtcatttttattttcattttaaaaacaaaagccacaaCTGCGCtgttcaaaattatttaaaatacatgaaaggAGGGAAGCTAATATTTCTATAGTTTGCTTGTTATGAATTCTGATTACAGAGAGGTTTTTGTTCATTGTCTCTTTTCATATATAGATAACCTAttgtgcagaaagaaagaattattcTTCTAAGTAGAAGTTGGTTTAGTAGTCAATCAACTTCCtcagttaaaatgaaatgtcatctgCAAAGCTTTTCTTGCCAATTACAGGAGTCCCTATAGTTTCTGCAGATGGCCTCACAATTTAAACCTCTGAAATAACTAATATaatcattttgctttaaaaggaaaattacatTCTTGTTTCTCCTAGTCCTTTGCATAAAGATTCTTCTGTTCAAAGCTATTCATGTCTCACAAGATACCTATAGCCAGCTTATAAAACTTAATATCTTCAGGCACCTAAGCTGCAGTGAGTCGCTTTTCTCTCCCACAGATCCCAATTCTGCAGGGTTACCTCGGAGCACAGACCCAACCAAGCGCCCTGAACAGGAAGCTGGTACAAATGGGAAGAGCTCCACCACAAGTCCCTTTGTGAAGGACCACTCAGGTAGGTACTATGAGGTTTTCCCTTGGAACAGAAAGGCTCTAACATGTTCACCTTTGTTcccaaatatgtttttttttaagcattaaaatgttggaaaagcaaatattttcacattgaGATGACAGAAAAGCCAGTTCTGATGCTCTGATGGATAGAACTTTGGAGCTCCTGGTTTTGGCAACGGCTGCTCTTTCCCCTCTTTCTGCAGTAGAAGTTAATTACATCTTGTAAGAGTATCACTCATTTACAGGAAAGTTTTTGGATAGGGCATTCTCTAGCAGCTTTACGATGGTAAATGCTGCCTTACATTTAGTACTCTGGCAGATGAACgagtctttctgtctttctcttccCGTATAATACATTATCAAGTGGTTCTCGACAGCCATTTATAAAGTTTATTTCAAGACATCTATAATTCATATCCTTATCTTTTAATTGACCATATAACGTCTACATATGATGGACCGGTCTTTCACTaaatttaaagattaaaaaagaaacaaacaaacaaacaaaaaaaaaccaagataAAAAGATGGGGttgttcaaaacaaaaatctcgAGGATGTATTTCAGGTATTACGAGCAAGAAAATTAATAACTTTTAAAACACAAGTTCTCTGGAAGAAAGTTGGGTGAACTGGAAATGTTACAAAGCAAAATTTGCTGACAGTTTATTTTGGGGTTCCCAAAAATGGCTACATATTTCCCTTGCTAGCTGCATCATTTGATGTCATTGATATGACAGTTCCTGGGCAGGCTTCAGACATTTCCTGCTGAGGTTCCAGATGTTATGAGGACATAGTATCTGCATCATTGTTCTACATGTAAGAGAGCATCAAGAGAGGGAAGTCAGTTCAGATTTTCAAGTGAGAAGGTCTCAAGTAAATGTTGGTTTAATTTTTGTGACAAATAATGTGACAATATTCAACTGGCTATTCAGCAATTGAGCCTTTCCTGACTACCTAATATGTGCTGTTATTTTCgtttaaataaatgtaagatACATTATATAAACAAATATAGTCCATAACCATTTTGCCCATCTTTTGCACTGTCTCAAgctcttttgtttcatttgtaagCATGAGGAGTCCACATAAAGAGGCACTAGGGACAGTTAAATCAAtatcagaagaataaaatagcAGAATTGTGTGACACTAAACAGTGCCAGTTGTTTTGAGAATTACCGTTTCACTGTGTTAATTTTCCCTTACCATCCTATCCCGCCCCCTTCTGCTGCCCTGAGCTGGCCAGCATCTGTTAAAAGATGCTGTGTGCATCAAAGGCTGCCTTGTCAGTGCCAGTCCTCTCTGCTGATGGATGATGATGTATGAAACAGGGTGGCTTGGGAACAGCACAAAAGTGAGACCAACAGACACAAAGTCTTGTTTAATATTGATTGCTGACTTCGGCTGTTTGCATTTAGCTATCTAACAGGGTAATTGGTTTGTCAAAGTATAGCTGTCAGTTAATTCTTCTAGCTTTGCTTACTCTACACATTTTTAAGCAGCGTAAACAGGTCACAGGATGGCAATAACTTTTGTCTGTtgtatttccattctttccagGATCTAGCACAGATGGCAGTAAGGCTGGGCATTCCAGTATACTGGGTTCAGAAGTGGCCTTATTTGCAGGAATTGCATCAGGGTGCATCATTttcatcgtcatcatcatcacTTTGGTGGTTCTATTATTGAAGTACCGGAGAAGACACAGGAAGCATTCCCCACAACACACCACAACTCTTTCACTTAGTACATTAGCCACCCCAAAACGCAGTGGCAACAACAATGGTTCTGAGCCCAGTGACATTATCATTCCTCTAAGGACTGCAGACAGTGTTTTTTGCCCCCACTATGAAAAGGTCAGCGGCGACTATGGACATCCAGTGTACATAGTTCAAGAGATGCCTCCTCAGAGTCCAGCAAACATTTACTACAAGGTCTGAGAAACACTCCACCAATTCTGTGGTACAGTTGAGGCGTAGAGGACACTCACTGGTCAAACGCTTTCTGTTGGGGTTTGTGATGACGCCCTGTGCACTAGCATTGACTCAAGCACAGATGGAAGAAGGCAACAGCTATTTCTATGAGAGCCAACTCAAGCTGGACAGCTAACCTAGTCTGTAGAATTCCTATCTCAGTGAATCGATATTCGCTAAAAGCTGGAAGACTTTTATGTAGAAGATGCCCATTCTGATTGCTGTACTCTTGTTACATTCATCATCCTCAAAGCCATGTGCTGCAGGCCTTCAGGCATGTACAAAAGCCAAGGGAAGATGGAGTGATCCGTGGATGTTAATAGCTCTAGGCATCCTGGGAAGGTGCTGTAGGATATCAAGCTTGAAATGCAATCTTCTGACTTTTGTGTGTCTCTCTCAGTGCATACTGGATTTGTCACACAGACCTTGGTGTCTAAGTAAGACTTGCTAAAGTTCTCTTGCTTTAGTCCGTCactgttccatttatttttgttattcagGGCTCTGCCATCCTTCACATAAGATTTTCTTTCACTCCACCTCCTGAATCACTAATGGAACATTAATGTTTAGAGATGCGTGCTCCATCCATCTGCTACAGCAGCCTCACTTGAATGGGTAATGCATTTTTAGAAATTGTGTCTGATAGTAAGGAGCCTTCCAGCCAAAAAGTTAGGCTGTCAACAAGTCAAGAGTAGGACTGGGTGGTGGAGGGAAGGGCTGACTGTGGTTGTGATTGAATGCTGCTGCCTCAAAAATAgaagctgggaagaaaaaaaacatttaggtAGCACAGCACTTTGGTATGCTACGTTTTAAGAGGCAAGTAGGAGACACAATAATACGTGCAGTGACTTAGAGCTGCGTTTGAAGGAATTCACGGTTATCAAATACCagtgtgcagaaaaaaaatagtacctTCAATACAGTAGAACAAAGGGGTATTGTTAGGAAGTGAACAAGCTTGGAGGGGACAAGACAAGAGCGAGGATATATTAGGGCAGGGCTGTTGCGGTACTGGCAATAAATTATACAGCTTCAAAGCTGTAGCAAAAACGTAGTCTGCTTTGGAAGACTTTTAAGCAGACTCAGCTGCTATACTGTCACATTATACTAAACACAGGgaagcatttaagaaaatagCAGAGGGCCAAATCTAACCAAGGTGATTATAAGCCAACGGGTCAAATGAGCTGTAATGCTATCACTGGTaaagttttggggaaaaaaacaaacaaaacctttctcATCTCTAAGagtaaaacaatatttttctgacTGAGCCTTTTGACACTTTGGTTTATCCTAGCGCTGTGCCTGCATGGTGCCTGTGGGTATTGTAATGGGCACAGCAGTTTGTTGGTGCTCTGTGGCAAAGTTAAAGCACATATGGCAAACCTCCTGCAGTccataagaataaaataaataaattatgaCACTGAGATGGAGAAGGAAGATATGTCTTATTTATAATAGGTGTATAGAACACAAGGGATACAAAGTgagagtttttctttcttacttacttttttgttttgttttgtttttactaacaCATGTTTTGAGATTGCACAGAATCTACACCAGAAGATGTGAATTTCATGTGCGGCAATTAAATAGTCTTAACTTGTCGTCATTCTacatatgtatgtgtacatgtacatatatatatctttatgtatgcatgtatacatacatacatatacacacattaTAAAGAAGAAACCAATTCTGGGGAAAACAGCCACTATCCCCCAAAAAATGGTAATGAGAGCAtattagaaaaaggaaatccaAAGTCCTTTAATGGCATCATGTTAGAGAAAATTGGGAAATAGGCCCAAAGTGTCGTGAAGTCACATatgtaacaacaacaaagtgtGCCGGCATATATATTCtgtgttgtgttttctcttgcCTTATGGACTGAAGTGTTCTGTAGATTTCATTGAGATTCGTAGGGGGGGGTGAGGTGTTCAGGTTAAAGTTTTCTCTTTAGCATGTCTGTTCCCCTACGTCTCCCACCCTggggaggaaataaaaaaactCTACTTTTATATGTGCTATGCAAATAGACATTTCTAACATAGTCATGTTACTATGGTAACGCTTTGCTTTctgatttggaaagaaaatgtagcaACAGCATTTTGGGGTTCTCAGATCTCCGTTGAGCacctgcaagaaaagaaaaagaaaatctgtcatAGAAATTATCACTCTCTATTTCTTGGACCTGAAAATGACGTTGAGATGTTGGTCCAAatgagagaaacaaaacaaaaaatcccaaccCATGGATCTGTGGAAGGTTACCATGGTGACTAACTACACTACATATGTAATTCTTTTCAACAACCCTTCCTTTCTGTGAATCCATCCATACAAGGTTCTCTTGTAAGtcattaagattttattttgggggagggggaggaaggggtgGGTTTGCTGATCCTGATTTTTATCAGATTGAACCTATGCTTCATCAGCTGGCTACATTCTAGTTATGTActaaactgtgaaaaaaaataaatcagatgaaTTGCTGAAGAGCAACCTGCAACcaattgaaaaaaaagtgtactgtGTGTCTGCTTTGTGTCTGGTGCAGAATTATGACAATCTACCAACTGTTCCTTTATCTGACGTTGGTTCAGCTTTGAAAATTACTGTAAATGCCTTGCTTGTATGATCATCCCTAGTCACCCGACCTGAAATTTGCACCATCATGTCTAAGTGAAGATGCTGTAAATAGGTTCAGATTTACTGTATATGGATTTGGGGTGTTACAGTAGCCTTATTCgcctttttaaataaataataataataaaaaaaaacaacacgtgaaaacaagaaaaaatggcttttcttaACCAGATTGTGTATATAAAGCAATGTTGGTTTTTTATAAAGTCTGAGCAAGATGTTTTGTATAAAATTTGAATTTTGCAATGTATTTAGCTACAGCTTGTTTAAAGGCAGTGTCATTCCCCTTTGCACTGTATTGAGGAGAAAAATGGTATAAAAGATTGCCAAATTGCCACATATTTGTGCTGAAATTGTGTAccatgaatatttatttaagaatttcTTTGTCCAGTTTGTAAGTAACGCAGTATTATGCTTGAgttataaataatttcttctctttttttttgttttgtttttcttNNNNNNNNNNNNNNNNNNNNNNNNNNNNNNNNNNNNNNNNNNNNNNNNNNNNNNNNNNNNNNNNNNNNNNNNNNNNNNNNNNNNNNNNNNNNNNNNNNNNCGCGGCGGCGCGACGCCTCCGCCTGCAAGTACTGCTGGGGAGCCCTCATGGTTTTATGGAGAACTGCGCTGGCCAAGTCCATCGTTTTAGACCCCATCTATTGGAATTCCTCCAACCCAAAGTAAGTACCAGccctcctcctccagccctcCGCAGCCCGGGGAAGAGGTGCGGGGCTCGGCCCTGCCGGGAGGGAGCGGGGCTGGGAGTTACCCCCGCCGCCTGGCTCTGCCAGGAGGGGCTGAGGGAACCTGGGAGGGGCGGTGGCCCTGAGCCGAACTGTGTGGGGCTGCCGCCCCCTGTCCGGGGTGCGGGAAGGAACCTCTTCTTCCGGGGTGATCCTCTTCAACTTCTCCGTCTGCAGATGCACGCTCAGCCCACTGAGCCCAGCGAAGCTCCATCTGCTTATAGCAGGGCTAAATTTGGTTGTGGAGTTGATGGTATCAAGGCACATGGCAGTGAGTAATGAACTAAGCATTACCCATCACACAACCATTTAGTGTCATTCTTCATTAACAAACCCAGGCAAAAAAGTACATGCGCTCCCAGAACTTTGCTATCAAAGCACACCCTTAAAATAGGAGCATGTCCTTCAAGAGCTTAAGCATAAGAAATAATGAATGCTTTGGGGAACAGGAACTTTTTGGAAAGTGGGCCGTTCTTCTGAGGAGGAGTCTACAGGATGAGAGAACTCTTGTCCCTTTCATTTTTGACGTATGCAAAGTAAAAGTTGGCTTTCTCCAGCGGTGAAACCCTTTGAACTTGAGTAATGAGCAGCACCTTAGCAACGTTTTTCCATGCTAGGGAGAAAATCGGTAATGAAATAGGAAGCTTCCCACCAGAAATGAGTTGGAGTAATTTCATCTAACTCATACTGCATCTTTAAtgatatatgtatttaaaagcaaaccGTGTACACTGAATtaattgaattttaaatttcCCATTAAATCCAGTGAGTACACGTCCGTATTCCCGAGGGACTTTTTGGAGGAAATGTTGTGcagaaataagaagaaaggagaatttCTTGTATTTGGGGTTTAATCCTGTGTGGGTGGCAGACTCTGAAAACTTGGGGAAGGTTTCCAAGTTTTGGGCTCAAAGTGGCAGCCTGTGTTGACCGAGTAGTCTCGCTTTGCTGTCATCATTTCCCCAACGctactggagaaaaaaatcattgaaaaaTACTGGCAGAGATCagcaataatgaaaatatttgctgcGAGACTTCTTTCCAGATAAGTTttctaaccttttttttttttactttaaaaaaaaaaaaaagaagagagagactGACAGGAACACTGCAGACTACCCACTGTTACATTTTTATTCCCAGCACTGTGTGACAAATGACCACATCACACATGCACCAGGTGGGAAGCCTGTTAAGATAACAAAGTTTAGCTCCGGTCTCTGGCTCTGCACTTCCATGCTGCGTGCAGCTAAAGCCTTTATTTGGCTTGAGGAAAGGTATGGCAGGACACTTGAGAATAAAGCCAACCGCCCGGCTTACGGCGGGCTTTACCATGCACTTTGAGCTCTCTAGAGTGGCAGCTGTGTGCCGGGCTGCGCTGCACGAGTGGGCCTCCTATGCTAAGGGCGCAGCCCGGCAGGAAGGGGAGGCTGTGCTTCCTCAGCCCTGTACGCGGTGTTTTCCTACAGAGGTCACTCTTCCAATACAGAACAGCCGCTGCTCAGGCCTCTGCAGCTGCTCCGTTTCCAACctgctttccctctttttttttttttttccttttccaactTACCGTGGTAGCTTTTATCGGCCaccagtgaaatgaaaatatccaAAGCAGCTGAATTCAACCCATCTTACAGAGCCTGGGGATACGCTTCCTTTATCACATATAAGTTGTGTTTCCATTTGGTGgattctaagattttttttttaaaggcttgaATGTTGTTAACGGTAGATCTAATGATAATATCTAATTACTTTTTCAACTTAAATGCATGCTTAAAAATAGGTTCTGTTGTTGATGTAATTGAGTTTTCTTGAGTGATTCATTGAGGCTTAATCACCACAGTGAAGAAGTACACTATTAAAATTAGTCTTTTCAATTGCTGGGGCTAGTGATTTATAGGCCACTCAGAGGCCTCTACTTTGAGGAAGCTTACAAATGCATTACCGATATTGCTGCCGGTGAGACAGCTCCACTTCTCAGAGCAGGATTTCTTACTAATTCTTGTCACAATTGTTTGCCCGAAGGATACTGAATAATTTCTCCTTAGACAAGGTTGTCTTCACTTGGAATTCAAGCTGCTTGAGAAGTAAGCTGCTGAATGGATCTCAGCATAGCATAATAAAGCTCCTTTCCAGGCTCAAAATAATAACTATCTTTAGTGCTGGTTAATTTATTCAGGGAAGCTATGCATTTAACTCTATTGAAAGCCTTAGTGCATAAATCTGCCGAACAGGTAGGCAATTAAATGCTGGGAGAAGTTATTAGTCGGGTTAATATaaagtaagaaataataaattttagGTTAAGGTGAACATACAAACTGAATTGGTTTTGCACTGAAGTTTAGAGGTTGTAATTTCTAGCAGGTGGCAGGGATTGAGAGCATGCGGTAGCTGTTTGAACACAGACTTCCCTGCCCTGTTCTCctgcttttctcccttcccagagctctgctttcaCTGCCTCAGCCCAATCACAGGAGGTGTATTTAAGTGACACACACAAGATAATTATACCTGTGACTTTAAAGCTTGGGAGGCTAAGTGTCATTGTTACAGATGTCTTTGTAGGTGTTACGGACTTCTCATTTGAACAACAGTAGATTTCGTGATATTGAAagtacagtgaaaaaaatgtattctgtacATTTAACTCCTGTTGGTACTTTTTAATTGGGGACTTTCTGCCTTTGCCAT is a genomic window of Meleagris gallopavo isolate NT-WF06-2002-E0010 breed Aviagen turkey brand Nicholas breeding stock chromosome 1, Turkey_5.1, whole genome shotgun sequence containing:
- the EFNB2 gene encoding ephrin-B2 yields the protein MRFCQVFHIFLFFFPLFSFSLFRFLPGQGLVLYPQIGDKLDIICPKVDSKTVGQYEYYKVYMVDKDQADSCAIRKDNTPLLNCAKPDQDVKFTIKFQEFSPNLWGLEFQKNKDYYVISTSNGSLEGLNNQEGGVCQTKTMKILMKVGQDPNSAGLPRSTDPTKRPEQEAGTNGKSSTTSPFVKDHSGSSTDGSKAGHSSILGSEVALFAGIASGCIIFIVIIITLVVLLLKYRRRHRKHSPQHTTTLSLSTLATPKRSGNNNGSEPSDIIIPLRTADSVFCPHYEKVSGDYGHPVYIVQEMPPQSPANIYYKV